Proteins encoded in a region of the Rutidosis leptorrhynchoides isolate AG116_Rl617_1_P2 chromosome 9, CSIRO_AGI_Rlap_v1, whole genome shotgun sequence genome:
- the LOC139868721 gene encoding uncharacterized membrane protein At3g27390-like, with protein sequence MEPPAGVWKTLGQFILFLPYFIGLLALGLIKGIVLAPIICIIMTIGNSAIVIGLWPAHVVWTYFCILRAKRLGPVMKMVSCIMMTPVLVFWPIGIILGSIFGGLAYGFLGPMFGTFKAVGEGKSDQFKHCIIDGICDTVQWSFTVVRDLRDVCVYSFFSMLSDLRKQGLPEAKIEIRAVYLPMAIILGLLGVIVDFPVITIIAVLKSPYMLFKGWHRLFQDLVGREGPFLETICVPFAGLAILLWPLAVAGAVLGSMVSAIFLGLYAAVIVYQESSFYLGGCYILAALAIYDEYTNDVLDMPEGSCFPKLKYRRNPGLSASSSFSRAGSLRKAPSVRVPMIELKPLELLDSFFQECRRQGEYLVLEGLITIKEIEDPQSVSLPAYCLYQALLRSYKANSPGLIMSENGTEITSANRPQDTFYDWFFNPLLVMKDQVKAQNLTESEEVYLGKLVLLGGDAQKLKEKNIGPPPESELRRAELDAVARRLQGITKSISRYPTYRRRFESIMKAISQELEKRNEGSYRGPKTVPRSKSTFGRIFGSQRSFRNKTSSHGDRQETERDVDIV encoded by the exons ATGGAACCTCCTGCTGGGGTTTGGAAAACATTAGGGCAGTTCATTCTTTTCCTGCCTTATTTCATTGGTCTACTTGCTCTTGGCTTGATTAAAG GAATCGTTCTTGCTCCAATAATATGTATTATTATGACAATCGGAAACTCGGCTATTGTAATTGGTCTTTGGCCAGCACACGTTGTATGGACTTACTTTTGCATATTGCG TGCTAAACGATTAGGGCCCGTAATGAAAATGGTTTCATGTATAATGATGACACCAGTATTAGTTTTTTGGCCCATTGGAATTATTTTGGGTAGCATATTTGGTGGCTTAGCTTATGGTTTCCTTGGGCCAATGTTCGGAACTTTTAAAGCTGTGGGTGAAGGCAAATCTGATCAGTTTAAACATTGTATTATA GATGGAATTTGTGACACCGTTCAATGGAGCTTTACGGTTGTAAGGGATTTAAGAGACGTGTGTGTATATTCGTTCTTCTCGATGCTTAGTGACTTACGAAAGCAAGGCCTGCCAGAGGCTAAAATCGAGATCAG GGCGGTTTACCTTCCTATGGCCATCATCCTAGGACTACTTGGAGTCATCGTTGACTTTCCAGTTATTACAATTATAGCCGTACTGAAAAGTCCATACATGTTGTTCAAAGGGTGGCACCGTTTGTTTCAGGATTTAGTGGGTCGTGAGGGACCGTTCTtggaaaccatatgtgtgccattTGCTGGTTTAGCCATCTTGCTATGGCCATTGGCTGTAGCTGGAGCCGTGTTAGGCTCAATGGTCTCTGCTATCTTCCTCGGTTTATACGCAGCTGTTATTGTTTATCAG GAGTCGTCTTTCTATCTCGGGGGTTGCTATATTTTGGCTGCATTGGCGATATATGATGAATACACGAATGATGTTCTTGACATGCCCGAAGGATCTTGCTTTCCCAA GCTTAAATATCGACGTAACCCTGGTTTGTCTGCTTCGTCTTCATTCTCGAGGGCCGGTTCGCTTAGAAAGGCACCATCGGTTCGGGTCCCTATGATTGAATTGAAACCATTGGAG TTGCTCGATAGCTTCTTCCAAGAATGTCGTAGACAAGGCGAATACTTGGTTTTGGAAGGATTAATTACGATTAAAGAGATCGAAGATCCACAATCCGTTAGTCTACCCGCTTATTGTCTCTACCAAGCACTTTTACGTTCATATAAAGCCAATAGTCCCGGTTTGATTATGT CGGAAAATGGTACGGAAATAACGAGTGCAAACAGACCCCAAGATACATTTTATGATTGGTTTTTCAACCCATTGTTGGTCATGAAAGACCAAGTCAAAGCTCAAAATCTTACAGAATCAGAGGAGGTCTATTTGGGTAAGTTGGTTTTATTGGGCGGCGATGCCCAAAAGTTGAAAGAGAAGAACATTGGTCCACCACCTGAGTCCGAGCTTAGACGGGCTGAACTTGATGCTGTTGCTAGAAG GCTTCAAGGGATCACGAAGTCGATATCAAGGTACCCAACTTACAGAAGACGATTCGAGAGCATTATGAAGGCAATATCTCAAGAACTTGAGAAGAGAAACGAGGGTAGCTACCGAGGACCTAAAACTGTGCCTCGTTCAAAAAGCACATTTGGTCGGATCTTTGGGTCGCAAAGATCGTTCAGAAACAAGACCAGTAGTCATGGGGATAGGCAAGAAACTGAAAGAGATGTTGATATTGTATAA